From a single Kryptolebias marmoratus isolate JLee-2015 linkage group LG17, ASM164957v2, whole genome shotgun sequence genomic region:
- the LOC108245591 gene encoding zinc finger protein 90-like isoform X3: MNEVDHLHQSRTESLLLEKKVEMKAVCVHQQEDVGLNRTVLPADAQQMLVIKTEVPWSSGLDQQDPEPLHIKKEEEEVWINQEEEQLTEYSGVLFTPVKSEDDEEKPELFQLHQIKAEDSRETEPPTCSSAEQMKTETDGEDCGGPEPDWNHDPNGYLQSNSDEKTSDSSEFGHDDDDDDDSGPVSNRGLKASGDPESEAGKDVRVEGRTQQKDPKRTERTQTAGKTFSCSFCSKTFKGCGSLINHIRGHTGEKPFECRICGKRFKLNCLLKYHFSIHTGEKPFKCGICGKKFKLKWLLKSHFRIHIEEKPFECEICGKKFRHMTGLKSHTKTHTGEKPFECRICGRKFARLAGLKGHIRSHRAGKTFECEYCDEKFNQETDFNEHMMDHKRKMPFCCSDCGKLFRLEFNFKKHLMGHRGEKSFDWDFFGENI, encoded by the exons ATGAACGAAGTGGATCATCTTCATCAGAGCAGGACTGAAAGCCTGCTTCTAGAGAAGAAAGTGGAGATGAAAGCTGTCTGTGTCCATCAGCAGGAGGATGTTGGTCTGAACCGAACAG TGTTACCTGCAGATGCCCAGCAGATGTTGGTGATTAAAACAGAGGTCCCTTGGAGCTCCGGTCtggaccagcaggacccagaACCCCTCCACAtaaagaaggaagaggaggaagtgtGGATCAACcaggaggaagagcagctgACTGAGTACTCTGGGGTTCTGTTCACTCCTGTGAAGAGTGAAGATGATGAGGAGAAACCTGAGTTATTCCAGCTTCATCAGATCAAAGCTGAAgacagcagagagacagaacctccaacctgcagctcagctgaacagatgaaaacagaaactgatggagaggactgtggaggaccagaaccagactggAACCACGATCCAAATGGTTATTTACAATCAAATAGTGATGAAAAGACTTCAGACTCCTCAGAGTTTggacatgatgatgatgatgatgatgactcaGGACCTGTCAGTAACCGTGGTTTGAAGGCGAGTGGAGATCCTGAGTCTGAGGCTGGTAAAGATGTTCGAGTTGAAGGAAGAACGCAACAGAAAGACCCGAAGAGAACCGAGAGGACTCAAACTGCAGGGAAAACATTCAGTTGTAGTTTCTGTAGTAAAACATTCAAAGGATGTGGAAGTTTGATCAATCACATCAGGggccacacaggagagaaaccttTCGAATGTAGAATTTGTGGTAAAAGATTCAAACTTAACTGTCTGCTGAAGTATCATTTTAGCAttcacacaggagagaaaccttttaaatgtgGAATATGTGgcaaaaaatttaaactaaagtgGTTGCTGAAAAGTCATTTCAGAATCCACATTGAAGAGAAGCCCTTTGAATGTGAAATTTGTGGCAAAAAATTTAGACACATGACGGGACTCAAAAGTCACACGAAAACTCACACAGGCGAGAAACCGTTTGAATGTAGAATTTGTGGTCGGAAATTTGCTCGCCTGGCAGGGCTGAAGGGTCACATAAGAAGTCACAGAGCAGGAAAGACTTTTGAGTGTGAATATTGTGATGAAAAATTTAATCAGGAAACTGATTTCAATGAACACATGATGgaccacaaaagaaaaatgcctttttgttgCAGTGATTGTGGCAAACTGTTTAGACTGGAGTTTAATTTCAAAAAACACTTGATGGGTCACAGAGGAGAAAAGTCTTTTGATTGGGatttttttggagaaaacatttag
- the LOC108245591 gene encoding zinc finger protein OZF-like isoform X1 — MNEVDHLYQNRTESLLLEKNVEMKTVGVHQQEDVGLNRTVLPADAQQMLVIKTEVPWSSGLDQQDPEPLHIKKEEEEVWINQEEEQLTEYSGVLFTPVKSEDDEEKPELFQLHQIKAEDSRETEPPTCSSAEQMKTETDGEDCGGPEPDWNHDPNGYLQSNSDEKTSDSSEFGHDDDDDDSGPVSNRGLKASGDPESEAGKDVRVEGRTQQKDPKRTERTQTAGKTFSCSFCSKTFKSCGSLKYHVRGHKGEKPFECGTCGKKFRLNCLLKYHARVHTGEKPFECGICGKKFKLKWLLRSHIRFHNGEKLFECRICGKRFSFNCQLKYHFTIHTGEKPFECGICGKKFRHPTGLKRHTQTHTGEKPFECRVCGKRFRHNCLLKYHFSIHTGEKPFECGICGNKFRHLRGLKKHTLTHTGEKPFECQICSSRFAHLAKLEGHMRVHTLEKTFECEYCDEKFSHKTKFNKHMMDHKRKMPFCCSDCGKLFRLEFNFKKHLMGHRGEKSLDWDFFGENI, encoded by the exons atgaacgaAGTGGATCATCTTTATCAGAACAGGACTGAAAGTCTGCTTCTAGAGAAGAACGTGGAGATGAAAACTGTCGGTGTCCATCAGCAGGAGGATGTTGGTCTGAACCGAACAG TGTTACCTGCAGATGCCCAGCAGATGTTGGTGATTAAAACAGAGGTCCCTTGGAGCTCCGGTCtggaccagcaggacccagaACCCCTCCACAtaaagaaggaagaggaggaagtgtGGATCAACcaggaggaagagcagctgACTGAGTACTCTGGGGTTCTGTTCACTCCTGTGAAGAGTGAAGATGATGAGGAGAAACCTGAGTTATTCCAGCTTCATCAGATCAAAGCTGAAgacagcagagagacagaacctccaacctgcagctcagctgaacagatgaaaacagaaactgatggagaggactgtggaggaccagaaccagactggAACCACGATCCAAATGGTTATTTACAATCAAATAGTGATGAAAAGACTTCAGACTCCTCAGAGTTTggacatgatgatgatgatgatgactcaGGACCTGTCAGTAACCGTGGTTTGAAGGCGAGTGGAGATCCTGAGTCTGAGGCTGGTAAAGATGTTCGAGTTGAAGGAAGAACGCAACAGAAAGACCCGAAGAGAACCGAGAGGACTCAAACTGCAGGGAAAACATTCAGTTGTAGTTTCTGTAGTAAAACATTCAAAAGCTGTGGAAGTCTGAAATATCATGTTAGAGGTCACAAAGGAGAAAAACCTTTTGAGTGTGGAACTTGTGGTAAAAAATTCAGACTTAACTGTCTGCTGAAGTATCATGCAAGAGTCCACACAGGGGAGAAACCTTTTGAGTGTGGAATTTGTGgcaaaaaatttaaactaaagtgGTTGCTGAGGAGTCATATCAGATTCCACAATGGAGAGAAACTTTTTGAATGTAGAATCTGTGGTAAAAGATTTAGCTTCAACTGTCAGCTAAAGTATCATTTTACCATCCACACAGGTGAGAAACCCTTTGAATGTGGAATCTGTGGTAAGAAATTTAGACACCCAACAGGTCTGAAAAggcacacacagactcacacaggagagaaaccgttTGAATGTAGAGTTTGTGGTAAAAGATTTAGACATAACTGTCTGCTAAAGTATCATTTTAGCATTCACACAGGAGAGAAGCCTTTCGAATGTGGAATTTGTGGTAACAAATTTAGACACTTAAGAGGGCTGAAAAAGCACACATTGACTCACACAGGAGAAAAACCGTTTGAATGTCAAATCTGCAGTAGTAGATTTGCACACCTGGCTAAGCTGGAGGGTCACATGAGGGTTCACACGTTAGAAAAAACTTTTGAGTGTGAATATTGTGATGAAAAGTTCAGtcacaaaactaaatttaataaacacatgatggaccacaaaagaaaaatgcctttttgttgCAGTGATTGTGGCAAACTGTTTAGACTGGAGTTTAATTTCAAAAAACACTTGATGGGTCACAGAGGAGAAAAGTCTTTAGATTGGGatttttttggggaaaacaTTTAG
- the LOC108245591 gene encoding zinc finger protein OZF-like isoform X2, which translates to MDYLHQDKTGSLILETDVEMKAVCVHQQEDVGLNQTSVLPADAQQMLVIKTEVPWSSGLDQQDPEPLHIKKEEEEVWINQEEEQLTEYSGVLFTPVKSEDDEEKPELFQLHQIKAEDSRETEPPTCSSAEQMKTETDGEDCGGPEPDWNHDPNGYLQSNSDEKTSDSSEFGHDDDDDDDSGPVSNRGLKASGDPESEAGKDVRVEGRTQQKDPKRTERTQTAGKTFSCSFCSKTFKSCGSLKYHVRGHKGEKPFECGTCGKKFRLNCLLKYHARVHTGEKPFECGICGKKFKLKWLLRSHIRFHNGEKLFECRICGKRFSFNCQLKYHFTIHTGEKPFECGICGKKFRHPTGLKRHTQTHTGEKPFECRVCGKRFRHNCLLKYHFSIHTGEKPFECGICGNKFRHLRGLKKHTLTHTGEKPFECQICSSRFAHLAKLEGHMRVHTLEKTFECEYCDEKFSHKTKFNKHMMDHKRKMPFCCSDCGKLFRLEFNFKKHLMGHRGEKSLDWDFFGENI; encoded by the exons ATGGATTATCTTCATCAGGACAAGACTGGAAGTCTTATTTTAGAGACAGATGTGGAGATGAAAGCTGTCTGTGTCCATCAGCAGGAAGACGTAGGTCTAAACCAAACATCTG TGTTACCTGCAGATGCCCAGCAGATGTTGGTGATTAAAACAGAGGTCCCTTGGAGCTCCGGTCtggaccagcaggacccagaACCCCTCCACAtaaagaaggaagaggaggaagtgtGGATCAACcaggaggaagagcagctgACTGAGTACTCTGGGGTTCTGTTCACTCCTGTGAAGAGTGAAGATGATGAGGAGAAACCTGAGTTATTCCAGCTTCATCAGATCAAAGCTGAAgacagcagagagacagaacctccaacctgcagctcagctgaacagatgaaaacagaaactgatggagaggactgtggaggaccagaaccagactggAACCACGATCCAAATGGTTATTTACAATCAAATAGTGATGAAAAGACTTCAGACTCCTCAGAGTTTggacatgatgatgatgatgatgatgactcaGGACCTGTCAGTAACCGTGGTTTGAAGGCGAGTGGAGATCCTGAGTCTGAGGCTGGTAAAGATGTTCGAGTTGAAGGAAGAACGCAACAGAAAGACCCGAAGAGAACCGAGAGGACTCAAACTGCAGGGAAAACATTCAGTTGTAGTTTCTgtagtaaaac ATTCAAAAGCTGTGGAAGTCTGAAATATCATGTTAGAGGTCACAAAGGAGAAAAACCTTTTGAGTGTGGAACTTGTGGTAAAAAATTCAGACTTAACTGTCTGCTGAAGTATCATGCAAGAGTCCACACAGGGGAGAAACCTTTTGAGTGTGGAATTTGTGgcaaaaaatttaaactaaagtgGTTGCTGAGGAGTCATATCAGATTCCACAATGGAGAGAAACTTTTTGAATGTAGAATCTGTGGTAAAAGATTTAGCTTCAACTGTCAGCTAAAGTATCATTTTACCATCCACACAGGTGAGAAACCCTTTGAATGTGGAATCTGTGGTAAGAAATTTAGACACCCAACAGGTCTGAAAAggcacacacagactcacacaggagagaaaccgttTGAATGTAGAGTTTGTGGTAAAAGATTTAGACATAACTGTCTGCTAAAGTATCATTTTAGCATTCACACAGGAGAGAAGCCTTTCGAATGTGGAATTTGTGGTAACAAATTTAGACACTTAAGAGGGCTGAAAAAGCACACATTGACTCACACAGGAGAAAAACCGTTTGAATGTCAAATCTGCAGTAGTAGATTTGCACACCTGGCTAAGCTGGAGGGTCACATGAGGGTTCACACGTTAGAAAAAACTTTTGAGTGTGAATATTGTGATGAAAAGTTCAGtcacaaaactaaatttaataaacacatgatggaccacaaaagaaaaatgcctttttgttgCAGTGATTGTGGCAAACTGTTTAGACTGGAGTTTAATTTCAAAAAACACTTGATGGGTCACAGAGGAGAAAAGTCTTTAGATTGGGatttttttggggaaaacaTTTAG
- the LOC108245591 gene encoding zinc finger protein 26-like isoform X4, whose translation MNEVDHLYQNRTESLLLEKNVEMKTVGVHQQEDVGLNRTVLPADAQQMLVIKTEVPWSSGLDQQDPEPLHIKKEEEEVWINQEEEQLTEYSGVLFTPVKSEDDEEKPELFQLHQIKAEDSRETEPPTCSSAEQMKTETDGEDCGGPEPDWNHDPNGYLQSNSDEKTSDSSEFGHDDDDDDSGPVSNRGLKASGDPESEAGKDVRVEGRTQQKDPKRTERTQTAGKTFSCSFCSKTFKGCGSLINHIRGHTGEKPFECRICGKRFKLNCLLKYHFSIHTGEKPFKCGICGKKFKLKWLLKSHFRIHIEEKPFECEICGKKFRHMTGLKSHTKTHTGEKPFECRICGRKFARLAGLKGHIRSHRAGKTFECEYCDEKFNQETDFNEHMMDHKRKMPFCCSDCGKLFRLEFNFKKHLMGHRGEKSFDWDFFGENI comes from the exons atgaacgaAGTGGATCATCTTTATCAGAACAGGACTGAAAGTCTGCTTCTAGAGAAGAACGTGGAGATGAAAACTGTCGGTGTCCATCAGCAGGAGGATGTTGGTCTGAACCGAACAG TGTTACCTGCAGATGCCCAGCAGATGTTGGTGATTAAAACAGAGGTCCCTTGGAGCTCCGGTCtggaccagcaggacccagaACCCCTCCACAtaaagaaggaagaggaggaagtgtGGATCAACcaggaggaagagcagctgACTGAGTACTCTGGGGTTCTGTTCACTCCTGTGAAGAGTGAAGATGATGAGGAGAAACCTGAGTTATTCCAGCTTCATCAGATCAAAGCTGAAgacagcagagagacagaacctccaacctgcagctcagctgaacagatgaaaacagaaactgatggagaggactgtggaggaccagaaccagactggAACCACGATCCAAATGGTTATTTACAATCAAATAGTGATGAAAAGACTTCAGACTCCTCAGAGTTTggacatgatgatgatgatgatgactcaGGACCTGTCAGTAACCGTGGTTTGAAGGCGAGTGGAGATCCTGAGTCTGAGGCTGGTAAAGATGTTCGAGTTGAAGGAAGAACGCAACAGAAAGACCCGAAGAGAACCGAGAGGACTCAAACTGCAGGGAAAACATTCAGTTGTAGTTTCTGTAGTAAAAC ATTCAAAGGATGTGGAAGTTTGATCAATCACATCAGGggccacacaggagagaaaccttTCGAATGTAGAATTTGTGGTAAAAGATTCAAACTTAACTGTCTGCTGAAGTATCATTTTAGCAttcacacaggagagaaaccttttaaatgtgGAATATGTGgcaaaaaatttaaactaaagtgGTTGCTGAAAAGTCATTTCAGAATCCACATTGAAGAGAAGCCCTTTGAATGTGAAATTTGTGGCAAAAAATTTAGACACATGACGGGACTCAAAAGTCACACGAAAACTCACACAGGCGAGAAACCGTTTGAATGTAGAATTTGTGGTCGGAAATTTGCTCGCCTGGCAGGGCTGAAGGGTCACATAAGAAGTCACAGAGCAGGAAAGACTTTTGAGTGTGAATATTGTGATGAAAAATTTAATCAGGAAACTGATTTCAATGAACACATGATGgaccacaaaagaaaaatgcctttttgttgCAGTGATTGTGGCAAACTGTTTAGACTGGAGTTTAATTTCAAAAAACACTTGATGGGTCACAGAGGAGAAAAGTCTTTTGATTGGGatttttttggagaaaacatttag
- the LOC108245589 gene encoding gastrula zinc finger protein XlCGF57.1-like — translation MNEVDHLHQNRTESLLLEKKVEMKAVCVHQQQDVGLNRTDVQQMLVVKEEVSPEWSSGLDQQDPEPFYIKEEEEEVWSSQEEEETEIKFPFTVIVKNEDDEEEHRYLHFQRQTEGSREAEPPSSSFIQSIKTETDGEDCGGPEPDQNHGPTCYFQINPDAKASDSSETEVTDEDDDGFGQELLPDFGAEFERDKCFPGMEALESDGNGKQGDAAKATFSCFECDKQYFYKQSLHRHMKCHSTSLGKTKEDEESHTDGKKKKKTFICDVCGQKFNQRTNLSTHRRVHTGERPYKCDECGKRFTQRGNLRNHRRIHTGEKPFICDFCGERFRNQGILQAHVKVHTGEKPFVCDVCGRKFSRKVHFNTHMRVHTGERPFGCGVCGKEFSHKTHFQEHIRVHTGEKPFSCGACGKRFGLQCNLKRHMRVHTGEKPFGCGECGKTFSCNSHRKRHMKTHTGEKSFACDVCGERFSSPGVLKSHVRVHAGGKPFGCDVCGKTFTQNSTLKRHAVVHTGEKPFSCDICGGRFSQQANLKSHMKIHSPDVNKE, via the exons ATGAACGAAGTGGATCATCTTCATCAGAACAGGACTGAAAGTCTGCTTCTAGAGAAGAAAGTGGAGATGAAAGCTGTCTGTGTCCATCAGCAGCAGGATGTTGGTCTGAACCGAACAG atgttcagcagaTGTTGGTGGTTAAAGAAGAGGTTTCTCCTGAATGGAGCTCCGGTCtggaccagcaggacccagaACCCTTCTAcataaaggaggaagaggaggaagtgtGGAGCagtcaggaggaagaggagactgAGATCAAGTTCCCTTTTACTGTTATTGTAAAgaatgaagatgatgaagaggagcaccGGTATTTACACTTTCAGAGGCAAACTGAAGGCAGCAGAGAGGCAGAACctcccagcagcagcttcattcAGTCAATCAAGACAGAAACTGATGGAGAGGACTGTggaggaccagaaccagaccagaaccACGGTCCAACATGTTACTTTCAGATAAATCCCGATGCAAAGGCTTCAGACTCCTCTGAGACTGAAGtcactgatgaagatgatgatggttTTGGGCAGGAACTGCTGCCAGACTTCGGAGCTGAATTTGAAAGAGACAAATGTTTTCCTGGGATGGAAGCGCTCGAGTCCGATGGAAACGGTAAACAGGGTGACGCTGCCAAGGCAACCTTCAGCTGCTTTGAGTGCGACAAACAATATTTCTACAAACAGTCTCTTCATCGACACATGAAATGTCATTCCACCAGTTTGGGTAAAACAAAGGAAGATGAAGAATCCCACACGGACggcaagaagaaaaagaaaaccttcattTGTGACGTCTGTGGACAAAAGTTTAACCAAAGGACGAATCTTAGCACACACAGGAGAGTCCACACCGGGGAGAGACCGTACAAATGTGACGAATGTGGCAAAAGATTCACCCAGAGAGGAAATTTACGAAACCATAGGAGGATTCACACGGGAGAGAAGCCGTTCATATGTGACTTCTGTGGTGAGAGATTCAGGAATCAGGGGATTCTGCAGGCACACGTGAAGgtccacacaggagaaaaaccatttgtttgtgatgtttgtggcaGGAAATTCAGCCGGAAGGTACATTTTAATACACacatgagagtccacacaggagagagGCCCTTCGGCTGTGGGGTGTGTGGCAAAGAGTTCAGCCATAAGACCCATTTTCAGGAACACATAAGAGTTCACACAGGAGAAAAACCCTTCTCCTGTGGTGCTTGTGGAAAAAGATTTGGACTTCAGTGTAATCTAAAGAGACACATGAGGGTCCACACCGGAGAGAAGCCCTTCGGCTGTGGCGAATGTGGTAAAACATTTAGCTGCAACTCGCACCGTAAAAGGCACATGAAGACTCACACGGGGGAGAAATCCTTCGCTTGTGACGTTTGTGGTGAAAGATTCTCCAGTCCGGGAGTTCTGAAGAGCCACGTGAGAGTCCACGCCGGAGGGAAGCCGTTCGGCTGCGACGTCTGCGGTAAAACCTTCACGCAGAATTCCACGCTCAAAAGACACGCAGTCGTCCACACGGGGGAGAAACCTTTCAGCTGCGACATTTGTGGTGGAAGATTCTCTCAACAGGCCAATCTGAAGAGCCACATGAAAATCCACTCACCGGAcgtaaataaagaataa